A window of Exiguobacterium sp. FSL W8-0210 genomic DNA:
AGTCTGCGCCGAAGTTATGCTCGACGACTCCTTTGACGTATGGTTTAACGAGGAATGCACGTCCACGCTGATAAACAGGTGAGATTGCTGCTGAATCAAGAAGGATTTTCTCAGCTTCTTGTAGTTCAGACCAACGTTTTGTTGCATCTGTTTGAGTTTGTGCATCTTTGATGAGTTTATCGTACTCTTTGTCCGACCATTTACCACGGTTGTATGGTCCGCCCGTGACGAAGAGATCGAGGAACGTCATTGGATCTTGGTAGTCAGGACCCCAGCCAGCGAATGAGAACTCGAAATCACCTTTGTTTTCAAGATCAAGTTTGTTTTTGAATGGTTGTTGTTTGATCGTAACCTTCATACCTGGAAGGTTTTTCTCAAGTTCCCCTTTCAAGAACTCACCGATTTTCTTAGCATCGTCGCTATCGTAGTTCAAGAGCTCAAGATCAACCGATTTTTGACCGATTTCTTTGAGACCCTCTTCCCAGAGTTTTTTCGCTTCATCGGCATTGTATTCGTTGAATGCCGGATACTTGTCGCGGAAATCTTTTCCGTCAGCATCTTTTGCGAAATCTTTTGGTACGAGGTAGTTTGCTGGAAGTGATCCGTTTGCAAGGATGACATCCGTGATTCCTTTTTTGTTGTAACCCATATCGATGGCGCGACGGATTTTTTCATTATCAAGCGCTTTTACCTTTGTGTTGAGGTTAAGGTAGAAGATCGTTGATTCACCTTTTGTTTTAAATTCTTTATTGTCTTTGTACTGAGCAACGAACTCAGAAGTTAGACCTGTACGGTCGATGTCACCTTTTTCGTAAAGGTTAACACCTGTCGCTGTCTCTTTAACGACCTTAACGTTGATCGTTTTAAGTTTGACGGCATCTTTATCCCAGTAGTTATCGTTTTTAACCATTTTCCAGCCTTGTTCACGTGTCCATTCTGTTAACTTGAATG
This region includes:
- a CDS encoding peptide ABC transporter substrate-binding protein; the protein is MKKKSFALATSVALVSSAFLAACSTTDSGDKSGDTGSDKKSSDQTLNLIEGSDIPTLNPTTSTDAVSFNVLNNTMEGLYRLDDKQQPTPGIAESHTVSDDKLTYTFKLRDAKWSDGTPLTAKDFEYAWKEVLNPENASQYAYVFYNIEGAEEYNTKKGDRDAVGVKAVDDKTLEVKLKAPADYFLGLTGFGPFMPKSEELSKKIGKDFGSTADKALYNGPFKLTEWTREQGWKMVKNDNYWDKDAVKLKTINVKVVKETATGVNLYEKGDIDRTGLTSEFVAQYKDNKEFKTKGESTIFYLNLNTKVKALDNEKIRRAIDMGYNKKGITDVILANGSLPANYLVPKDFAKDADGKDFRDKYPAFNEYNADEAKKLWEEGLKEIGQKSVDLELLNYDSDDAKKIGEFLKGELEKNLPGMKVTIKQQPFKNKLDLENKGDFEFSFAGWGPDYQDPMTFLDLFVTGGPYNRGKWSDKEYDKLIKDAQTQTDATKRWSELQEAEKILLDSAAISPVYQRGRAFLVKPYVKGVVEHNFGADFSYKWASIEGK